In Dolichospermum flos-aquae CCAP 1403/13F, the following proteins share a genomic window:
- the dndD gene encoding DNA sulfur modification protein DndD produces MIFLELVLQNFGPYAGKQIINLNPQIDEDNARPIILLGGMNGGGKTTLMDAIRLALYGQRAQCSTRGNLSYSDFLTQCVNSKSTPIEKTRIELVFEHIEEDRPIKYRVVRTWEKNPKDGKDQLGILGDDETWPIDSLVNIWDEYIENILPIGISNLFLFDGEQVKELAEQEIPPPIVVDAINGLLGLELADKLAIDLEILVNRKKREFADTKDLEKLAEIETRLQEKQAEYENNQIKLANLNIEVTELEKVHEEALDRFVNEGGKIAAERSQLEQQREEKIKVANNVRESLCELAADVLPLALISPLLSQVQRQGEKELKTQQIQLAKDVLIARDERLLNWLQQLNLENNKLTNIQSFLAEDINNLYTNNLSTENNWLNGDEESLSLLDNITYRLEVSQNNAQKQLDELNNYEEEILTLERQVQTAAAPEEYTKLQKAVKEAQTEFNKIKSQSEIMTQKLIELDTETKKLRQELNEYTVQNIKYQNSEHIIDSALKVQQTLKVFRERLTLRKLNKLEEEVKNCFLYLLHKSDLVHRIAIDSKTFGLSLYDLNGKQVPKHRLSAGEKQLLAIAFLWGLAKVSGRRLPIAIDTPLGRLDSSHRNNLVERYFPSASHQVILLSTDTEIGKKEYQNLQETEAIAREYLLQYNSNKRETTIKPGYFW; encoded by the coding sequence ATGATCTTCCTAGAATTAGTCCTGCAAAACTTCGGTCCTTATGCTGGTAAACAAATCATCAACCTCAACCCCCAAATTGACGAAGATAACGCCCGTCCAATTATTTTATTAGGAGGAATGAACGGCGGCGGAAAAACCACCCTTATGGATGCCATTCGCCTTGCATTATATGGACAACGCGCCCAATGTTCAACCAGGGGAAATTTGAGTTATAGTGATTTTTTAACCCAATGTGTAAATAGTAAAAGTACCCCTATAGAAAAAACCAGAATTGAATTAGTTTTTGAACATATCGAAGAAGATAGACCTATAAAATATCGGGTTGTGCGGACTTGGGAAAAAAATCCTAAAGACGGAAAAGACCAATTAGGAATATTAGGAGATGATGAAACATGGCCAATTGATTCATTAGTAAATATTTGGGATGAATATATAGAAAATATTTTACCTATAGGGATTTCTAATTTATTTCTGTTTGACGGTGAACAAGTTAAAGAACTTGCAGAACAGGAAATACCCCCGCCCATAGTTGTAGATGCTATTAACGGACTTTTGGGTTTAGAATTAGCTGATAAATTGGCAATTGATTTAGAGATATTAGTAAATCGCAAAAAACGAGAATTTGCAGATACAAAAGATTTAGAAAAATTAGCAGAAATTGAAACCCGACTTCAGGAAAAACAGGCAGAATACGAAAACAATCAGATAAAACTCGCAAATCTAAATATTGAAGTTACAGAATTAGAAAAAGTTCATGAAGAGGCTTTAGATAGATTTGTGAATGAAGGTGGTAAAATTGCTGCTGAACGTAGTCAGTTAGAACAACAAAGAGAAGAAAAAATCAAAGTTGCTAATAACGTCCGTGAATCCTTATGTGAATTAGCTGCTGATGTTTTACCTTTAGCTTTGATTAGTCCTTTATTATCGCAAGTGCAAAGACAGGGAGAAAAGGAACTGAAAACTCAACAAATCCAATTAGCGAAAGATGTCTTAATTGCTAGAGATGAAAGATTACTAAATTGGCTACAACAATTAAATCTGGAAAATAATAAACTTACTAATATTCAATCTTTTTTAGCAGAAGATATCAATAACTTATATACTAATAACTTATCAACAGAAAATAATTGGTTAAATGGAGATGAAGAAAGTTTAAGTTTACTTGACAATATAACCTATCGTTTAGAAGTTTCTCAAAATAACGCCCAAAAGCAATTAGATGAATTAAATAATTATGAAGAAGAAATTCTCACCTTAGAAAGACAAGTACAAACTGCGGCTGCACCGGAAGAATATACGAAATTGCAGAAAGCAGTAAAAGAAGCACAAACTGAATTTAATAAAATTAAATCTCAGTCAGAAATAATGACTCAAAAACTGATAGAATTAGATACAGAAACCAAAAAATTGAGACAAGAACTAAATGAATATACTGTACAAAATATCAAATATCAAAATAGTGAACATATTATTGATTCTGCATTAAAAGTTCAACAAACATTAAAAGTATTTCGAGAAAGATTGACTTTGAGAAAATTGAATAAATTAGAAGAAGAAGTCAAAAACTGTTTTCTATATTTATTACATAAATCAGACCTAGTACATCGCATAGCTATAGACAGTAAAACCTTCGGCTTATCATTATATGATTTAAACGGAAAACAAGTCCCCAAACATCGGCTTTCCGCCGGTGAAAAACAACTATTAGCGATCGCATTTTTGTGGGGATTAGCCAAAGTATCAGGAAGACGCTTACCTATCGCCATAGACACCCCATTAGGAAGACTAGACTCCTCCCACCGCAACAACCTAGTAGAAAGATACTTTCCCTCAGCCAGCCATCAAGTAATCCTCCTTTCCACCGACACCGAAATCGGCAAAAAAGAATATCAAAACCTCCAAGAAACCGAAGCCATAGCCCGCGAATACCTACTCCAATATAACTCCAACAAAAGAGAAACCACAATAAAACCTGGTTATTTTTGGTAA